From the Candidatus Krumholzibacteriia bacterium genome, the window CCGCGCCACACGTAGCCCGCGCCATTCGCCCCCACCGTCGCGCAAACGTCCAGCGGCCGCTCCAGGTTGCCGCCCTCGGTGGTCGCGGTGTTCGCGCCCGGCGGCGTGGTGCCGGAGTGCTGCCCGCCCGTCATGCCGAAGTTGAAGTTATTGAACACCAGCACGGTGATGCCGATGTTGCGGCGTGCGGCACTGAGCAGGTGTGCGCCGCCAATGCCGGTGCCTCCGTCCCCCATGATCACGATCACGGTGAGATCCGGCCGCGCCAGCTTGATGCCGGTGGCGTAGGTGATGCTGCGCCCGTGCAGGCCGTGGAACGCGCTGGTGTCGAAGTACTCGTCGGAGAGTCCCGAACAGCCGATGTCGCTCACGATGACGACCTTGCTCGGATCCACCTGCAGCTTCGAGAACGCCCCGCTCAGGTGGTTGAGGATGTGCGTGTGCCCGCAGCCCGGGCAGAACGGGTACGGTGTCTCGTTGCGGAACCTGGCCAGCGTGGTGATGGTGGTGGGCTCGCTCATGACGCGCTCCCCGTGGTCAGCATTTCCACGAACTGCTCGGGCGTGATCAACTCGCCGTCGCGCCGGTTGATTCCTTCCACCGTGACGCCCGCTGCCACCCGTTCGATCTCGCGGCGGTACAGGCCATGGTTCAACTCCGCCACCACCACGCGATCGACTCCGGCGAGTGCCGCGCGGATGGCGCGCTCCGGCACCGGCCACAGGCTGTGGATTGTGAGCGAAGACACCTTGTTCCCCGCCTCCCGAATGTCACACACCGCCCGGCGCATGGACCCCGCGGTGATGCCGAAACTCACGAACAGTGTGGTGGCACCGGGCTCGAGGTCGGCGGTCACGAGTTCGATTTCGTCGGTGTGATCCTCGATCTTGGCGCGCAGGTGCTCGTTCATCGCGTCCACTTTGTCGGGCGCCTTCGTAATAAACGCGCGCTCGTCGTGGGTGGAGCCGGTGAAGCGCACCATCCCCCCGGTGCCATACTGCGCGATCGGCGGCACCTGGTCCGCGGGCGAGTAGCGATACGGCGCCTCGCCCGCGGGCAGCACCGTGCGCGCGCGCACCGGCGGCGCTTCGTAGCGGGTCACGTCCACCGTGGTGGTGGTCATGTTGAGTTCCTTGTCGGTGAGAACGATCACCGGGCAGCGAAAACGCTCCGCCAGGTCGAACGCGCGCCGCGTGATGGCGTAGCACTCCGTCACCGACGACGGCGCCAGCACGATCACCGGATAGCCGCCCGCCGTTCCCCAGCGCGCAAACTGCACGTCGCCCTGTCCCACCGTGGTGGCGCCACCGGTGGCGGGCCCGAGGCGCTGCACGTCCACGATCACCAACGGCACCTCGCCGATGATGGCGAGCCCGATGTTCTCGCTATATAAGGAGAGTCCCGGCCCGCTGCTCGCGGTCATCGCGCGCGAGCCGGCGAGTGTCGCGCCGATGCACATGCCGATGGACGCGATCTCGTCCTCCGCCTGGATGGCCACGCCGCCCACCTTGGGCAGCTCGCGGATCATCTGCATGAGGATGGGTGAGGCGGGCGTGATGGGATAGCCGGCAAAGAAGGTGCAGCCGGCGTCGAGCGCGCCGCGGACAATGGCGGTGGAACCGTCGGTGAATTCTCGCATGGTGCAGTGTCCCTCGCGGTCGCGACGGCGCTATGCTGCGTCGAGGAGCGCCATCAGCTTCTTCATATCCTCCCAGCACGGCGCCTTGAAGTTCGAATTGCGCAAGAGCGCCGCCGGGTGATAGGTGACGATCACAGGAATGCCTTCGTACGTGTGCTGGCCGGTGCGCATGGCACCCAGCGGCGCGTCGGTCTTCAGGAGCCAGTGCGCGGCGATGCGCCCCAGCGCGCAGATGTACTTTGGCTTGATGAGCGCGATCTGCGCGCGCAGGTACTCCTCGCAGCACTCCACTTCCGCGGGGAGCGGGTCGCGGTTCTTGGGCGGCCGGCACTTGAGGATGTTGCCGATGTACACGTCTTCGCGCTTCATGCCCATGGCGGCGATGATCTTGGTGAGCAACTGCCCCGCGCGCCCCACGAAGGGCTCGCCTTTGGCGTCCTCGTCCGCTCCCGGCGCCTCTCCGATGAACATGAGCTTTGCATTGGGATTGCCCACGCCAAACACGGTCTGCGTGCGGGTCTCGTGGAGCGCGCAGCGCGTGCACACCGAGACCTCCCGCGCGAGCGCAGCGAGCGCCGCCACGCCATCGGCTGAAGCGGGGGAAACAGGAGCAGGAGAGGGCGCGGAAGCGGGAGCCACAGCCCTGGGAACCGGAGCCCGCGCGGCACCCGGCGCATCG encodes:
- a CDS encoding uracil-DNA glycosylase, with protein sequence MATRTDSRRAAASALKRLERKGVRSVYLEGVDLETVAADAPGAARAPVPRAVAPASAPSPAPVSPASADGVAALAALAREVSVCTRCALHETRTQTVFGVGNPNAKLMFIGEAPGADEDAKGEPFVGRAGQLLTKIIAAMGMKREDVYIGNILKCRPPKNRDPLPAEVECCEEYLRAQIALIKPKYICALGRIAAHWLLKTDAPLGAMRTGQHTYEGIPVIVTYHPAALLRNSNFKAPCWEDMKKLMALLDAA
- a CDS encoding pyruvate flavodoxin/ferredoxin oxidoreductase, translating into MREFTDGSTAIVRGALDAGCTFFAGYPITPASPILMQMIRELPKVGGVAIQAEDEIASIGMCIGATLAGSRAMTASSGPGLSLYSENIGLAIIGEVPLVIVDVQRLGPATGGATTVGQGDVQFARWGTAGGYPVIVLAPSSVTECYAITRRAFDLAERFRCPVIVLTDKELNMTTTTVDVTRYEAPPVRARTVLPAGEAPYRYSPADQVPPIAQYGTGGMVRFTGSTHDERAFITKAPDKVDAMNEHLRAKIEDHTDEIELVTADLEPGATTLFVSFGITAGSMRRAVCDIREAGNKVSSLTIHSLWPVPERAIRAALAGVDRVVVAELNHGLYRREIERVAAGVTVEGINRRDGELITPEQFVEMLTTGSAS